A stretch of Vigna angularis cultivar LongXiaoDou No.4 chromosome 4, ASM1680809v1, whole genome shotgun sequence DNA encodes these proteins:
- the LOC108331829 gene encoding CBL-interacting serine/threonine-protein kinase 6 translates to MMAEKTSSGEANNSLLLHGKYELGRLLGHGTFAKVYHARNLKSGKSVAMKVVGKEKLIKVGMMEQMKREISAMNMVKHPSIVQLHEVMASKSKIYIAMELVRGGELFNKIARGRLREDTARLYFQQLVSAVDFCHSRGVYHRDLKPENLLLDEEGNLKVTDFGLSTFSEHLRQDGLLHTTCGTPAYVAPEVIGKKGYDGPKADIWSCGVILYVLLAGFLPFQDDNLVSLYKKIYRGDFKCPPWFSSEARRLITKLLDPNPNNRITISKIMDSSWFKKSVPKDVMGAKREELDLEEKIKQLEESKSTTMNAFHLISLSEGFDLSPLFEEKKKEEKEIRFATTRTASSVISRLEEVAKAVKFDVKKSESKVRLQGQQRGRKGKLAIAADLYAVTPSLLVVEVKKDNGDTLEYNQFCSNQLRPALKDIVWRTSPSENPTPV, encoded by the coding sequence aTGATGGCTGAGAAAACCAGCAGCGGCGAGGCTAATAACTCCCTGTTGCTCCACGGGAAGTACGAGCTAGGGCGGCTACTGGGTCACGGAACGTTCGCCAAGGTGTACCACGCGCGGAACCTCAAGAGCGGAAAGAGCGTGGCCATGAAGGTGGTGGGGAAGGAGAAATTGATTAAGGTGGGGATGATGGAGCAGATGAAAAGGGAGATCTCGGCCATGAACATGGTCAAGCACCCCAGCATCGTTCAGCTCCACGAGGTCATGGCCAGCAAGTCCAAGATCTACATCGCCATGGAGCTCGTGCGCGGCGGCGAGCTCTTTAACAAGATCGCCCGCGGCCGTCTCAGGGAGGACACGGCGCGCCTCTacttccagcagctcgtctccgCCGTCGACTTCTGCCACAGCCGTGGCGTCTACCACCGCGACCTCAAGCCGGAGAACCTCCTCCTCGACGAGGAGGGCAACCTCAAAGTCACCGACTTCGGCCTCAGCACCTTCTCCGAGCACCTCCGCCAGGACGGCCTGCTTCACACCACTTGCGGCACCCCGGCCTACGTGGCGCCGGAGGTCATCGGGAAAAAGGGCTACGACGGCCCCAAGGCTGATATCTGGTCTTGCGGTGTAATCCTCTATGTACTCCTCGCAGGGTTTTTACCCTTCCAGGATGACAACTTGGTCTCCTTGTATAAGAAAATTTACCGCGGTGACTTCAAGTGCCCGCCGTGGTTTTCATCCGAGGCACGCCGCCTCATTACGAAGCTCCTCGACCCGAACCCGAATAACCGAATAACGATTTCCAAGATCATGGACTCGTCCTGGTTCAAAAAGTCGGTTCCGAAGGACGTGATGGGAGCGAAGAGAGAAGAGTTGGATTTGGAAGAGAAGATTAAGCAGTTAGAAGAATCTAAGTCCACCACGATGAATGCTTTCCATTTAATTTCGCTTTCGGAGGGGTTCGATTTGTCGCCCTTGTtcgaggagaagaagaaggaggagaaggagaTTCGGTTTGCGACCACACGCACCGCGAGTAGCGTGATCTCACGGCTGGAGGAGGTGGCGAAGGCGGTGAAGTTTGACGTTAAGAAAAGCGAGAGCAAAGTGAGGTTGCAGGGTCAACAGCGGGGTCGGAAAGGGAAGCTTGCAATTGCTGCGGATTTATACGCCGTGACGCCGTCGCTTTTGGTGGTGGAGGTGAAGAAGGACAACGGTGATACCTTGGAGTACAACCAGTTCTGCAGCAACCAACTTCGTCCTGCGCTTAAAGACATCGTTTGGAGGACTTCCCCTTCTGAGAATCCTACACCTGTTTGA